The following coding sequences are from one bacterium SCSIO 12741 window:
- a CDS encoding helix-turn-helix transcriptional regulator, which translates to MTTDLIEIDGFIVLIDTTDALEAEITRCQLEDDVIGITFYGSGSVEMEVTYGSSTQLLSSKKGKAFSFFGAQGVQFAHRIFQAEPLRNISIFSTIENIQKLPVHEKELYASQLAGLLSSSQDFAVGPQILMTPEMQTAITKIFETQFRDTTRLLFLKSQVIELLSHYFAQATSPQSETEIIADDERKKVIQAEEIMVQNLDQPPTLNELSKLIGMNSGKLQKNFKQIFGVPVFKYLQNQRLQKAHQLLSQKEMSVQEVAWFVGYESLSSFSNVFFKKYGFRPSELSK; encoded by the coding sequence ATGACCACAGACCTCATCGAAATAGACGGCTTTATTGTCCTGATCGATACCACCGACGCACTCGAGGCGGAGATAACCCGGTGTCAGCTCGAAGATGATGTGATTGGAATCACCTTTTATGGTTCTGGTTCCGTCGAAATGGAAGTTACCTATGGATCATCGACGCAGTTGTTAAGCAGTAAAAAAGGAAAGGCTTTTTCCTTCTTTGGCGCTCAGGGTGTGCAGTTCGCACATCGCATTTTTCAAGCCGAACCCTTGCGAAACATCAGTATTTTTTCGACGATCGAAAACATCCAAAAACTGCCCGTTCATGAGAAGGAGTTGTATGCCTCCCAGTTAGCGGGTTTGTTATCCTCCTCCCAGGATTTCGCAGTGGGGCCACAGATTTTAATGACCCCGGAAATGCAGACAGCCATTACCAAAATTTTCGAAACCCAGTTTCGAGATACCACGCGGTTATTGTTCCTAAAAAGTCAGGTAATTGAGTTGTTATCTCATTACTTCGCTCAAGCTACCTCACCTCAGTCCGAAACTGAAATCATTGCTGATGACGAACGTAAAAAAGTTATTCAGGCAGAAGAAATAATGGTTCAAAACCTGGATCAACCTCCTACCCTAAATGAACTCTCCAAATTGATCGGAATGAACAGCGGCAAGCTGCAAAAGAACTTCAAGCAGATCTTTGGTGTACCCGTTTTCAAGTACCTTCAAAATCAACGCTTACAGAAAGCGCATCAACTACTGAGTCAAAAGGAGATGTCTGTACAGGAAGTGGCTTGGTTTGTTGGCTACGAAAGCCTGAGTTCTTTCTCCAACGTCTTTTTCAAAAAATACGGCTTTCGTCCCAGCGAGCTTTCTAAGTAG
- a CDS encoding response regulator transcription factor yields the protein MGDADRAFEMLKFSNQLKDSLSESEIEKVLVEKGKQEELEISEKKIQELGQMKWMERYVFLILALVLISAVALAYWRMKSLKEKRKKEAAAAEAEIHAYQEKLDDLQHQVNEMLTQSKKADSPSLNLDHLNRYLKTPLTSRERDVLTQLALGKSNVEIAQELFVSTNTVGTHLKNIYSKLEVNNRVQAVKVATGISEVGAA from the coding sequence ATGGGAGACGCCGATCGGGCTTTTGAAATGCTCAAATTCTCCAATCAACTGAAGGACAGCTTATCTGAAAGTGAGATCGAAAAGGTATTGGTTGAAAAAGGCAAGCAGGAGGAGTTAGAAATATCTGAAAAGAAGATTCAGGAATTGGGTCAAATGAAATGGATGGAACGCTATGTCTTTTTGATTCTGGCTCTGGTCTTAATCAGCGCTGTGGCTTTGGCCTATTGGCGAATGAAAAGCCTGAAAGAAAAAAGAAAAAAAGAGGCTGCCGCAGCCGAGGCCGAAATTCATGCCTATCAGGAGAAATTGGATGATTTGCAACACCAGGTTAATGAGATGCTTACTCAATCTAAAAAAGCGGATAGCCCTTCCCTAAATCTGGACCACTTGAATCGCTACCTAAAAACGCCTTTAACCTCCCGGGAACGCGATGTACTAACCCAATTAGCATTGGGAAAAAGTAACGTTGAAATTGCCCAAGAACTTTTCGTTTCCACCAATACGGTAGGTACCCATTTAAAGAATATCTATTCGAAACTGGAAGTAAACAATCGGGTACAGGCCGTAAAAGTGGCCACCGGTATTTCCGAAGTTGGTGCCGCGTAA
- a CDS encoding Crp/Fnr family transcriptional regulator: MKNQILKYLSKYTEINEELETAISECTFIKSFEKGSTLLKEGSYSNECYFILKGCIRSYYLKDGEEITTEFYTEEQSVVPSNFGKSTPSNCYLECIEDTLVSIGNPELEQESFKKYPALESLSRVIAETIIIGQRESFSRYKTSTPEDRYLDLLKNRPDLIQRVPQHQIASYLGIKPESLSRIRKRIVSKRVIT; this comes from the coding sequence ATGAAAAATCAGATTCTAAAATACCTCTCCAAATACACGGAGATCAACGAAGAATTGGAGACTGCGATTTCAGAATGCACATTTATTAAGAGTTTTGAAAAAGGAAGTACTTTACTCAAAGAAGGATCTTATTCAAACGAATGCTATTTCATACTGAAGGGCTGCATCCGGAGTTACTACCTTAAGGATGGCGAAGAAATAACGACGGAATTTTATACCGAAGAACAATCTGTTGTGCCTTCAAATTTTGGAAAATCTACCCCGTCCAATTGCTATTTAGAATGCATAGAAGATACCCTGGTAAGTATTGGAAATCCTGAATTAGAACAGGAGTCATTCAAAAAGTACCCGGCCTTGGAGTCCCTTTCAAGAGTTATTGCGGAGACCATCATTATAGGCCAGCGTGAGTCATTTTCTCGGTACAAAACATCCACACCTGAAGATCGTTATTTGGATCTATTGAAAAACAGACCAGACCTCATCCAAAGAGTACCTCAACATCAAATCGCCAGTTACCTGGGAATAAAACCCGAATCCCTGAGTCGCATTAGAAAAAGGATAGTGAGTAAAAGAGTGATTACTTAA
- a CDS encoding T9SS type A sorting domain-containing protein gives MKVQLSFLFIILFSYSLAQKPMHNWSHTISGTNDVEAGKIVVDKNGNTYSVGSFLGSIDLDPGPNSHILNSGAHSLRDDSFIQKKDPNGNLIWGKNIGGPYGRVIASHIALDSHGNLFIYGNFSFLVDFDPDTSTYYLNAEAPFADAFILKLDSNSKFTWVKTFGSKGYVRTYDGGMKLNNRDEIYLCGAFRDSIDIDPDSNNLKNLVSNGNHDVFVSKLKSDGTIIWAKSFGGALDVYSYDIAVDQKSNLFICGGFEGQVDFDPGSGQNLVLSRGLEDGYICVLDSNGDFTDVSLIGGKNSERCKSIELDNRNNLIAAGFFKDTVDFDPDTSKNIKIARGTSDLFLVEFDSVRKLNWVKTIGGPKIVNPSFMEIDEKDNIYLTGKFYGTVDFDPDTGIYTLSSPINRSKDFIGKFDANGQMLWVYSLDGYHAYLGGMTHDHEKNIYLTGSFQGNFDSDLGPQTNFLNSLNTSSNDGFIIKMDTCIGVSSVHQATQCESFYWSANKKTYYSSTQKPEVILSNKWGCDSVVKLHLTILDTSSGVDSVTACDEFVWIDQKKYVNDNSSAQFVTTNALGCDSLVSLKLTINRSSKFVDEISSCTPITWLDGKNYSADNSVATYTLINQFGCDSVIHLDFDFQGVDVSYFRSDSVLEVMAFSASYQWFDCQNNFSRLLNDTLKYFIPKQNGSYACEVTEGMCTDTSSCFEIRGLSTMDNLNKFNVSAYPNPTSGTVTIDLGSINDYSIEVYNIEGQLVHSTSLISERSHSLHLNQSSGLYIMRIKDEKGIIRIPIIVNKFF, from the coding sequence ATGAAAGTCCAACTATCTTTTCTTTTTATCATTCTATTCAGCTATTCACTGGCCCAAAAACCAATGCATAATTGGTCTCACACTATCAGTGGGACAAATGATGTCGAAGCGGGAAAAATAGTAGTTGATAAGAATGGAAATACTTATTCGGTAGGAAGTTTTTTAGGTAGCATTGATCTTGACCCTGGGCCTAATTCTCACATTTTAAATAGTGGGGCTCACAGTTTAAGGGATGATTCGTTTATTCAAAAAAAGGATCCAAACGGAAATTTAATTTGGGGAAAAAATATTGGAGGACCATATGGTCGCGTAATCGCATCTCACATTGCTTTGGACAGTCATGGTAATCTGTTCATCTACGGCAATTTTAGTTTTTTGGTTGATTTTGACCCAGACACATCCACATACTATTTGAATGCTGAGGCCCCGTTTGCAGATGCTTTTATATTGAAGTTGGACTCAAATTCCAAATTTACTTGGGTCAAAACATTTGGCTCAAAAGGATATGTCCGAACCTATGACGGAGGAATGAAACTGAATAATAGAGATGAGATTTATTTGTGTGGTGCTTTCAGAGATTCGATTGATATTGACCCTGATAGTAATAATTTGAAAAACCTTGTTTCGAATGGTAACCACGATGTTTTTGTTTCTAAATTGAAATCAGATGGAACCATTATTTGGGCAAAATCTTTTGGAGGAGCATTAGACGTTTATTCTTATGATATAGCAGTAGATCAAAAATCCAATTTATTTATATGCGGGGGCTTTGAAGGACAAGTAGATTTTGACCCTGGTTCTGGGCAGAATTTAGTTTTATCCAGAGGCCTGGAGGATGGATATATATGCGTTTTGGATTCAAATGGTGACTTCACAGATGTATCATTAATAGGGGGGAAGAATTCTGAACGCTGTAAGTCTATTGAATTGGATAATCGAAACAACTTAATTGCAGCAGGCTTTTTCAAAGATACCGTAGATTTTGACCCCGATACATCAAAAAACATAAAAATTGCTCGGGGAACTTCTGATTTGTTTCTTGTTGAATTTGATTCAGTTAGAAAACTGAATTGGGTGAAAACTATTGGAGGCCCCAAGATTGTAAACCCAAGTTTTATGGAAATTGATGAGAAAGACAACATCTATTTGACCGGAAAGTTCTATGGAACAGTGGATTTCGATCCAGATACTGGTATTTATACCCTTTCATCACCAATTAATAGAAGTAAGGACTTTATCGGAAAGTTTGACGCAAATGGGCAAATGTTATGGGTCTACTCTCTTGATGGTTATCATGCATACTTGGGTGGAATGACCCATGACCACGAGAAAAATATTTATCTTACAGGAAGCTTTCAGGGAAATTTCGATAGTGATCTTGGGCCCCAGACTAATTTTCTAAATAGTTTAAATACTTCTTCAAATGATGGATTCATAATAAAAATGGATACTTGTATTGGTGTTAGTTCAGTTCATCAAGCGACACAATGTGAGTCATTTTATTGGTCGGCCAATAAGAAGACTTATTACTCAAGTACCCAAAAGCCTGAAGTAATACTATCCAATAAATGGGGGTGTGATTCGGTTGTAAAACTTCATTTAACCATTTTAGATACTTCTTCTGGAGTAGATTCAGTAACTGCATGTGATGAATTCGTTTGGATTGACCAAAAAAAATATGTTAATGATAATAGCTCCGCCCAATTTGTTACGACGAATGCTCTTGGATGCGATTCATTGGTTAGTTTGAAATTAACCATTAACCGATCTTCAAAATTTGTAGACGAAATATCATCATGCACTCCAATAACCTGGCTCGATGGAAAAAATTATTCGGCCGATAACAGTGTTGCCACATATACTCTGATCAACCAATTTGGCTGTGATTCAGTTATACACTTGGATTTTGATTTTCAGGGCGTAGACGTTTCTTATTTCCGATCAGATTCTGTACTTGAAGTAATGGCTTTTTCAGCGAGTTATCAATGGTTTGATTGTCAAAACAATTTCTCCAGATTACTGAACGATACCCTCAAGTATTTTATTCCGAAACAAAATGGTAGTTATGCATGTGAAGTAACCGAGGGAATGTGCACTGACACTTCATCATGTTTCGAAATTAGAGGGCTATCGACAATGGATAATCTGAATAAGTTTAATGTTTCGGCTTATCCAAACCCAACTTCCGGTACAGTTACAATTGATCTAGGAAGCATAAATGATTATTCTATCGAAGTCTATAATATTGAGGGGCAATTAGTCCATTCCACTTCGTTAATTTCTGAAAGGTCTCATTCATTGCATTTGAATCAATCATCCGGATTATACATTATGAGGATTAAGGATGAAAAGGGAATAATTAGGATACCAATAATTGTCAATAAGTTTTTTTGA
- a CDS encoding metallophosphoesterase → MKPCLYSTVTLLILACLACKKDAEEVPVATPTTNQSVLGNQAPDTLFTFAFVGCNRVSDGDHSNHSTANVNVLRRIFNDISEESTQPKTFFFLGDIVRSLSRNPSTMDNQLSAWVGMYNDPNYSKITNSGIEMVVVPGNHEMLYYKDRGDPDQDEWPWYGASKIWLKHMSRFMPSDRDTIADTSIVQKMTFSLIRNRVGFIIMNTDTYNSHGSHGEEGRTNTDWVAAKIKEYQSSSEVDHVFVLGHKPYYVDDQFKTGHKGFADGPVLWPEMQSGHVVAFLAAHKHDYQRWQPESSGGTYQIVAGHGGSSGAAEFFGYTLIYILSDNTVHLVTKGVKKGSPFTEDMSAHENKVRDEAVLTWEKNKNTYPN, encoded by the coding sequence ATGAAACCTTGCCTCTACTCCACTGTGACACTCCTAATTCTGGCCTGTTTGGCTTGCAAGAAAGATGCAGAAGAAGTGCCTGTTGCAACCCCTACAACCAACCAATCCGTACTCGGAAATCAAGCACCAGATACACTTTTCACCTTTGCCTTTGTGGGTTGCAACCGAGTAAGCGACGGCGATCATTCCAACCACTCCACCGCTAATGTGAATGTACTGAGAAGAATTTTTAACGACATTTCTGAAGAGTCTACACAACCCAAAACCTTCTTTTTTTTAGGTGATATAGTTCGTTCGCTAAGTCGAAATCCCAGCACCATGGACAATCAGTTGTCTGCCTGGGTAGGCATGTACAATGATCCCAATTACAGCAAAATAACCAACTCTGGAATTGAGATGGTTGTTGTTCCCGGGAATCACGAAATGCTTTATTACAAAGATCGTGGAGACCCTGATCAAGACGAATGGCCCTGGTACGGAGCCTCTAAGATTTGGCTAAAGCACATGAGTCGTTTTATGCCTTCAGATAGAGATACGATCGCCGATACGAGTATCGTGCAAAAGATGACTTTTTCACTTATTCGTAATAGAGTTGGGTTTATCATTATGAATACCGATACCTACAACTCCCATGGAAGTCATGGTGAAGAAGGGCGAACCAATACGGATTGGGTAGCAGCTAAAATCAAAGAATACCAATCGAGCTCCGAGGTAGATCACGTTTTTGTACTCGGGCACAAGCCCTATTATGTAGACGATCAATTTAAAACAGGCCACAAAGGATTTGCCGATGGACCAGTGCTATGGCCAGAAATGCAATCTGGACATGTAGTAGCCTTTTTGGCGGCCCACAAGCACGACTATCAACGTTGGCAGCCTGAAAGTAGCGGTGGTACCTATCAAATTGTTGCCGGTCATGGAGGAAGCAGTGGGGCTGCTGAATTTTTCGGGTATACCCTGATCTATATCCTTAGTGATAACACCGTGCACCTGGTGACTAAAGGAGTAAAAAAAGGCTCGCCATTTACCGAGGATATGTCTGCTCATGAGAATAAGGTAAGAGATGAAGCTGTATTAACCTGGGAAAAGAATAAGAACACCTACCCCAATTGA
- a CDS encoding SMI1/KNR4 family protein, producing MTFQEIKEKYSGHEPAFPLNYPEPNEADLNKLIEKYSCKYPKSFIDFQLKYCKEVPIGDFAFDGFGFANKELEPYMNLEELVKDYAELEFPEYLTPFRQENGDFWCFDNRSSESEFPIVIFDHNIKGIEPDPNYKWKNFIEWLDKTMEDQY from the coding sequence ATGACATTTCAAGAAATCAAAGAAAAATATTCTGGCCATGAACCGGCTTTCCCATTGAACTATCCTGAACCGAATGAAGCGGATTTGAACAAACTGATTGAAAAATATAGCTGTAAATATCCTAAGTCCTTTATTGACTTTCAGCTAAAATATTGCAAAGAAGTTCCGATTGGAGATTTCGCATTTGACGGATTTGGTTTTGCGAATAAGGAACTTGAACCTTATATGAACCTGGAAGAATTAGTAAAGGATTATGCTGAATTGGAATTCCCTGAATACCTGACACCTTTCAGGCAAGAGAACGGAGACTTTTGGTGTTTCGACAATCGTAGTTCTGAATCTGAATTTCCCATTGTAATTTTTGACCATAACATTAAAGGAATTGAACCTGATCCAAATTATAAATGGAAAAATTTTATTGAATGGTTGGACAAAACAATGGAAGATCAATACTAA
- a CDS encoding GNAT family N-acetyltransferase, giving the protein MTVKNLSSSSIDNILDCFLEAFENYFVSLPTDKAFYKQRWKAAGVNFDCSYGMFDGEKLVGFIIHAIDRRNGKLTAFNTGTGVIPAYRGQRIVASIYTHALKDLAQQGIEHSVLEVITKNEIAIKLYEAIGFKKCKEFQCFQGTIDLDYPIEPELKEVPLSEVKWDHLPHQEFYSWDNQKESIVKGNYRFFEVIHKGKVESFFIINPALHYLSQLDLLSTDHEAWNRLFKGIQHFSDTMKVNNVDTRLTDKKAALLAIGLTNTVDQYEMEMEIKL; this is encoded by the coding sequence ATGACTGTAAAGAATCTTTCCTCCTCCTCTATCGACAATATTCTCGACTGCTTTTTGGAGGCGTTTGAAAACTACTTTGTTTCACTGCCCACCGACAAAGCGTTTTATAAACAACGATGGAAAGCTGCCGGAGTCAATTTCGATTGCTCCTACGGCATGTTTGATGGTGAAAAACTGGTTGGATTTATCATCCACGCCATAGATCGAAGGAATGGGAAACTAACCGCCTTTAATACGGGTACCGGAGTCATTCCGGCTTACCGGGGCCAAAGAATTGTCGCTTCCATTTATACGCATGCCCTAAAAGACTTGGCGCAACAGGGTATTGAGCATAGCGTGTTGGAGGTCATTACTAAAAACGAAATCGCCATTAAACTCTATGAGGCTATAGGGTTCAAAAAGTGCAAAGAGTTTCAGTGTTTCCAGGGTACAATTGACCTGGATTATCCCATCGAACCGGAGCTAAAGGAAGTCCCCTTGTCAGAAGTTAAATGGGACCATCTCCCCCATCAGGAATTCTATTCCTGGGACAATCAAAAAGAATCGATTGTAAAAGGGAACTACCGCTTTTTCGAAGTAATTCATAAGGGTAAAGTAGAGTCCTTTTTTATCATCAACCCCGCACTTCATTACCTGTCCCAATTGGACTTGTTGTCCACAGACCACGAAGCCTGGAATAGACTCTTTAAGGGAATTCAGCATTTTTCTGATACGATGAAGGTAAACAATGTGGACACCAGGCTAACAGACAAAAAAGCGGCACTTCTCGCCATTGGATTAACCAACACCGTTGACCAGTACGAGATGGAAATGGAAATAAAACTATGA
- a CDS encoding DUF4345 domain-containing protein: protein MKTSVIVKVFLILTAIVGLYVGINLVFFPIALQAQNNIILEGNISLLSETRAPGTAILSASILILIGAFRASWHYLALLITALFFMSYGLGRVFSYFVDGRPADGLFYAMFLELVFGIGALILMRRVSSQLPA, encoded by the coding sequence ATGAAAACTTCAGTTATCGTAAAAGTATTCCTCATTTTGACCGCCATTGTGGGACTCTATGTCGGAATCAACCTGGTCTTTTTTCCCATTGCATTGCAAGCTCAAAACAACATCATTCTGGAGGGTAACATCAGTTTGCTCAGTGAAACCCGGGCACCTGGCACCGCCATTCTATCAGCCAGCATTCTTATCTTGATCGGCGCATTCCGAGCCAGTTGGCATTACTTAGCCCTACTAATTACCGCTCTATTTTTTATGTCTTACGGATTGGGACGGGTGTTCAGCTATTTCGTCGATGGTCGACCAGCTGATGGTCTATTCTATGCCATGTTTTTGGAATTGGTTTTTGGGATAGGAGCTTTGATTTTGATGCGTAGAGTTTCAAGTCAACTACCTGCATAG
- a CDS encoding GNAT family N-acetyltransferase — protein sequence MIKPYRAEDHKKLIAVFKLNVPKYFDEKETHDFEQYLAQNGDTYFTYWQEQEIVGGTGYYVNESEKSGSITWIFFAPEHTRKGLGRAAVKHCLSLLAKDERVKKHRVTTSQLAHKFFEQFGFKTIRMEKDYWGIGLDLYEMEMFKP from the coding sequence ATGATAAAACCGTATAGAGCAGAAGATCATAAGAAGTTGATCGCGGTTTTCAAACTCAACGTTCCCAAGTACTTTGACGAAAAGGAAACCCATGATTTCGAGCAATATTTGGCTCAAAATGGAGACACCTATTTTACGTATTGGCAAGAGCAAGAAATTGTAGGTGGTACAGGTTATTATGTAAATGAATCAGAGAAAAGCGGAAGCATTACCTGGATATTCTTTGCTCCCGAGCATACCAGAAAAGGACTTGGTCGCGCGGCAGTAAAACATTGCCTTAGCCTATTAGCCAAAGACGAACGGGTGAAAAAACACAGAGTAACTACCTCTCAATTGGCCCATAAGTTTTTCGAGCAATTTGGGTTTAAAACGATTCGAATGGAAAAGGACTATTGGGGAATTGGGTTAGATCTTTACGAGATGGAAATGTTTAAACCATGA
- a CDS encoding DUF4386 domain-containing protein produces MSYNDRQIARVAGGLIILGIISGLLSIVPSVEKANFLEEVYPNRNQVYTGALFQFFLVPIYVGFSLLLHSVLRHYDKTLSAGFVGFRFMAAAFQLIGVILLPLFVLLSQEYLESDTMNPALCVSLGKFLRLSRDLTNHLGVILATGLGNLLLYWLLYKEKLVPKWLSLWGFLGNGMILLASILILFQSIEVVSTEYGLLSAPLVIQEIVLAIWLLTRGIQVKGFRE; encoded by the coding sequence ATGAGCTACAACGATAGACAAATTGCAAGAGTTGCGGGAGGATTGATCATCCTGGGAATAATATCTGGTCTCCTGAGTATAGTTCCCTCTGTAGAAAAGGCTAATTTCCTCGAAGAAGTGTACCCTAACCGGAATCAGGTTTACACGGGTGCCTTGTTTCAATTCTTTTTAGTACCGATCTATGTTGGGTTCTCTCTTCTTCTCCACTCCGTTCTGAGGCATTATGATAAGACCCTTTCGGCCGGGTTTGTTGGGTTTCGATTCATGGCGGCCGCATTTCAACTTATTGGAGTCATTTTGCTTCCTCTTTTTGTGCTTTTGAGCCAAGAATATTTAGAATCCGACACCATGAATCCTGCCCTTTGCGTGAGCCTCGGAAAATTCCTAAGATTATCCCGGGATTTGACCAATCACCTAGGAGTGATACTGGCAACCGGGTTGGGGAACCTCCTATTATACTGGCTATTGTACAAGGAGAAATTAGTTCCCAAATGGCTATCTCTCTGGGGCTTTTTAGGAAATGGAATGATATTATTGGCCAGTATCCTTATCCTATTCCAATCCATTGAAGTTGTTTCCACTGAGTATGGACTCCTGTCAGCTCCGCTTGTTATTCAGGAAATAGTATTGGCCATTTGGTTGTTGACCAGGGGGATCCAGGTAAAAGGCTTTAGAGAATAG
- a CDS encoding T9SS type A sorting domain-containing protein encodes MKSFRIHLVLMLCASFFASNLQAAITVFDLFQEDYIITAKSTPGSSVMVFNSYDTRFELFSDNKEYRVAYEYVSGVPLTDLDLFYRSPSSSSFYYVGNHLDDPDVNNSSYEIQLKDRGKLDFRGKTNKSYIDPKWCGQTKIKVTFYKVQLVPKTVLYVSHTAYITIIWDDHCGWSDEGTFGGMTDDDHPLTSTSGGNATYGILGSQAHSWQVFYAANDAGTSDRRMYNVYGSWINEYSFCRNTGNPGSETPVSNYGTNFVEADGGIYFVNNQQKITKATWNATNGWTYSAVNNNAHPVMHNTHIAVDGTGKVFYVGSDGIIRNIYGPTWQHGPLDIQAPTARSNSDLLLADNGRVYYTGSDDKVHYFEWNGQWNSYVANNFAPLVKDNSEIAQGDGHLFYVDQNNKVRSIDGPLSYQQYVVNASAPNAYGSDRMGLEYTIGKVLYFDINRDMHNLYWDGSVWKSAPITGCGVRGKIGSPISVNGNGEIWYVNEFTNQPHKQVYTYCEESGKVGSSDPVALQTENTNPSSLDQNQLSIYPNPSSGRFTLSNLQKEEIKYEILNSTGTLIMDGKVQSDSKTEINLGEYLPRGLYLIRWQSSYSDDINTERIILQ; translated from the coding sequence ATGAAATCATTTAGAATTCACCTGGTGCTGATGTTATGCGCCTCCTTTTTTGCTTCCAATTTGCAGGCGGCTATAACCGTATTTGACCTGTTTCAAGAGGATTACATAATAACCGCTAAGTCGACTCCAGGATCCTCAGTTATGGTTTTTAATAGTTATGATACCCGGTTTGAATTGTTTTCCGATAACAAGGAATACAGGGTAGCTTACGAGTATGTATCTGGTGTTCCTCTAACCGACCTGGATCTATTTTATCGATCTCCTTCGTCCTCTTCCTTTTACTATGTCGGAAACCATCTGGATGATCCGGATGTCAACAATTCGAGTTATGAAATTCAACTCAAGGACCGGGGAAAGTTAGATTTTCGTGGCAAAACAAATAAAAGCTATATCGATCCAAAATGGTGCGGACAAACGAAGATCAAAGTGACTTTTTACAAGGTACAATTAGTGCCTAAAACGGTTCTTTATGTATCACATACAGCCTATATCACTATTATCTGGGATGATCACTGCGGTTGGAGTGACGAAGGAACATTTGGAGGAATGACCGATGACGACCATCCGTTAACATCGACTTCCGGAGGAAATGCTACCTATGGTATTCTGGGATCACAAGCCCATAGCTGGCAAGTATTTTATGCCGCCAATGATGCTGGGACCAGTGATCGGCGGATGTACAATGTTTATGGTTCCTGGATCAATGAATATTCGTTTTGCCGCAATACGGGCAATCCGGGATCTGAGACACCTGTTTCCAACTACGGTACCAATTTCGTTGAGGCCGATGGGGGCATATACTTTGTAAACAATCAACAGAAAATTACAAAAGCCACCTGGAATGCAACGAACGGATGGACCTATAGTGCTGTTAATAATAACGCTCATCCCGTCATGCACAACACGCATATTGCCGTAGATGGCACCGGAAAGGTTTTCTATGTCGGCTCGGATGGAATAATTCGCAATATTTACGGCCCCACCTGGCAACATGGGCCGCTGGACATTCAAGCACCTACAGCTAGGAGCAACTCTGATCTGCTACTAGCAGACAATGGTAGGGTTTATTACACAGGCTCCGACGACAAAGTGCATTATTTCGAATGGAACGGACAGTGGAACTCCTACGTGGCCAACAATTTTGCACCGCTTGTTAAAGACAACAGTGAAATAGCCCAGGGTGATGGACATTTGTTTTATGTAGATCAGAATAACAAGGTTCGGTCCATCGATGGTCCTTTATCCTACCAACAGTATGTGGTCAATGCAAGTGCTCCCAATGCCTATGGATCTGATCGAATGGGTCTGGAATATACCATTGGAAAGGTGCTGTACTTTGATATCAATCGCGACATGCATAACTTATACTGGGATGGCTCAGTATGGAAATCAGCTCCGATCACAGGTTGTGGAGTAAGGGGTAAAATAGGGTCCCCCATTAGTGTCAATGGGAATGGTGAAATATGGTATGTCAATGAGTTCACCAACCAACCTCATAAGCAAGTGTATACTTATTGCGAAGAAAGTGGAAAAGTAGGATCTTCCGATCCCGTAGCACTTCAAACAGAAAACACTAATCCTTCATCATTAGATCAAAACCAACTGAGCATCTATCCAAATCCATCCTCAGGCAGGTTTACCTTGTCAAACCTCCAGAAAGAGGAGATTAAGTATGAAATTCTGAATTCTACCGGAACCCTGATTATGGATGGCAAAGTTCAATCCGATTCAAAAACCGAGATTAATCTGGGAGAGTATTTGCCCAGAGGCCTTTATTTGATCAGATGGCAGAGTTCTTATTCCGATGACATCAACACGGAAAGAATAATACTTCAGTGA